GCGCGAGGCGACCGCCGAAATCCGTGAAGTCGCCAAGATGGTCGAGGAATCGCCCAAGCCTTCCGAGCCCGAGCAAATGGAAAGGCCGCTCGACGAAAAACTCTCCGAAATTGAGCAGGAGCTCGCGGCGGGCCAGCTCACGCCCCACGATGCCAGAGTTCGAACCGCCGAAGAGTTGAGCCGCCACGCGGAAGAAACCGAGAAGAAGGCGCGCCAGAGCGAAGCGAGCATCGAGGAAGCACGCCGGGCGCTTGCTCGCGCCGCTGCCCGATCGCGGCAAGCCGCATCGCAGTCTGGCTCGCGTCTTGCCGAGGCTTTGCGGAACGGAGATCTTGATTCCGCGGCGGAAGAACTCGAGCGGCTCGAGCGCTCGGCCGGATCCACGGAGCGCGAGCAGGCCGCTCGTGAACTCGAACAGATTTCAAAGAATCTCGATTCCGGGACACAGACCGATTCGGAAGACCGAACTGCCGCCGCCGATGGACAGCGTCCGACGCAATCGGTACAAGAGCGCTTGCAGGAAGCCGCGAAGGACGCGGCAAACGACCTGAAGCGGCCGCCAAGCGAACCTCCGCCAAATCCGAGCGAGCAAAAGCAGAGCGGTTCTCAAGGTGAGGATCAGCCCAAGAGCGATCAGAGTTCGAAGGATCAATCGAGCGAGCGGCAGGGTTCCGATTCGGCTTCCGGTGGGCAACAGAAGAAAGAGAATCCGGAGAATACCGGCGGAGGAGCAGAGAAAACCGATCAACCTTCGGGCGCGGAACAATCGAAGAAGCCCGATTCTTCCAATCAGCCGGGTTCGCAGGATTCGAACGCGCAATCGGGTCAAAGCCGAGGCGATCAACCGGCTCGGCAACCCGACAACTCCGGACAGCAGCCGCCTCAACAACCGGGTGCGGATCAACCCGGTCAAAGCGGCAAGCAAAAGCAGGAGCCGCGCCCGGGTTCCGCTCCGGATCAAAGGTCGCAATCTTCCGAGCGAAGCAAGAAGCCCGGCGAGTCGGGCCAGAACTCCCCGAGCGGTTCGCAACAGCGCCAACCCACGGAAGCGCCGGAAAACGAAGGCCAATCGTCGAAGAGCGATGCGAATCAGAGCCAGAATCAGCCCGGCCCATCGAAACCGATCCAGCAGCCCGGCGCTGGGCAAACTTCTGATGCACAAAGTCCGACCGATCCCGGCGCGACTCCTCGGCAGAAACCGGGAGACTCGCAGGGCGGCGCGTCCACCCCGCGGCCTGACTCGGGCCCGAACGGAGGCGCGCAGAGGCTCGCACAGGAATTGAGGGATTTGTCGAAACAGCGCGGCGACGCGCAGCAGCAGCGCGAAACCGCGCGAGGCATGCGTGATCGCGCCGAACAAATGCTCGAGAACGCTTCGCCGGAAGAGCGTGCCCGACTGCAGGACCTGGCGAAGCGCCTCGCGGACTCAGATCGCGCCGATCCCGGGAGTTCTCCGGCCCCTTGGCGCGGGCCGACACAGACTTTCGACGCTCGCCCGCCGGCGCCAGATCTCGAATCCAAGCCGCTCAACGACTCGCGACCCGCTGAACGCACCATCGCGGAATGGCTGAGCGAACCCAAGTCCGGAGGCGCCGCGCCGCCGGGAGCGATCCCGCAGGAACCGATCCGACGCGCGACCGAAAGTGCGCGTCAAGCAATCGAGCAGCAGACCATTCCGCCTCAGTATTCCGACTTGGTCCGTCGAGTGTTTAAGCGATACGCCGAGTCGGCTCAGGGATCGGGAGCCAACAAGTGATGCTCGGCGCAGATTGCCCCGTGCTGCTCGCATCGGCCTTCGACCGCTGGCTTGACACGATCGGAATCGCGGTCGAGCGCCCCTGGCTGCTCGCGGTCTTTGGTCTCGGCGCTCTGATCATGGGCGCGACAGCGCGCGGTTTCGGCGTCATGAGTCGTCCGCGCCGGATTGTCGCTGCCGTCATCCGCGCCGCCCTCATCCTGCTCATCGGCGCGTGTGTGTCGGGGATCGCGCTCGTGCGAACAACGGACAAGCTCGCGGCGGTCGCGGTCGTCGATGTCTCCGATTCCGTTCGCCGATTCGGGGCGCTCTCCGGTCTCGACTTCTCCACTCGGGTCGCGGATTACATACGGGGTGCGACGGATTCGAGGGGGCCCGACGATCTTCTAGGCGTCGTTGTGTTTGACGGTCGAGCAATCACAACGACGGCTCCAACTGCCGCCAGAATCGGCGAGTTCTCGTTCGATGCTCCCGGCGCGGAGGGAACGGACATCGAGTCGGCGCTCCGGCTTGCCCGCGCGATTCTTCCTCCGGATGCCGCGGGCAGGTTGATACTGTTCACAGACGGCAACGAGACCCGGGGCAGCGCCCTAAGCGGCGTTCGCGAATTCGAATCTTCGGCTCGCCCGGTTCCTGTCGACGTCGTTCCTCTCAAATACAAGCTGGAGAACGAGGTCTACATCTCGAATGTCGATGCGCCGTCTCTGGCCCCCGCCGATTCGAGCGTGCGGCTGCGCGTGACGCTCTTCAGCACCGGCGATGCCTTCGGGACCATGCGTGTTGTCTCGTCCGATGCGCGCGAGCAGGAGCTTCACGCCCAGCAGGTCGAACTTCAAGCCGGTGAAAACGTCAGGACAATCGAGGTGCCGCTCGGGCCGGGGCGCGTGCACCGCTTCCGCGCGGTTTTCGAGCCACAGACCGGCGCCGACGGGAAGCCGGCCGGCGACACGCTGGCGGAGAACAACGCCGCGACGGCGTTCACCCTCACTCCGGGTGCCGGTTCGGTCCTGATCGTGGAGGGATCGTCGGGCGAGCCGTCTCCACTCGCACGCACTCTCAAGGACGACGGGTTGAAGGTGGAAGTGCTTCCGGCGCGCCTGGTGCCTTCGGATCCGCTGACTCTTCAGAACTACGACCTGGTGATTCTCGAAGATGTCGGCGCTGAGGATTTGCCCGAGCCGACGCAGCGGCTGCTTGCCGGCGCCGTGCGCGAAATGGGAATCGGACTTGTCATGGTGGGGGGGCCGAATTCGTTCGGCGCCGGTGGCTGGCGCAACACGCCGATCGAGCCCGTTCTGCCCGTGCTTCTGGACCTGCCCGAGCGACTGGTCGAACCGGAGTCGGCGGTTGTCTTCGTTCTCGACAATTCGGGTTCGATGCGCCGATCGGTCATGGGCTCGTCGCGCAGTCAGCAGGAGATCGCGAATCAATCCGCCGCAATGGCGCTGGGCGCGCTCGATCGAAGAGACCTTGTCGGTGTCATCGCATTCAACAGCAGCTACGACGTTGTTCAGCCGCTGGCGCCGAACTCGGATCCGGCCTCTACGGCGAGCGCGATTCTGTCGATCGGTCCCGGAGGCGGAACAAACCTCGGCCCGGCGCTTGTTGAAGCGGGCAACCAGCTCCTTTCGGTCAAAGCAAAGAACAAGAACATCATCGTGCTCACCGACGGCGTTTCGCAGGACCGCGACAGCCTGCCCGACATCGCTCGCTCCCTTTCCAAGCAGGACGTTCGCGTTTCGACCATCGCAATCGGCGATGACGCCGACGCATCAGGTCTCGAGGAAATCGCGCGCCTGGGAGAGGGAAAGTACTACCAAGTGACGAATCCGTCGGTTCTTCCCCGGATCTTCATGCGAGCGGTGAAAGTCATTCGCTCGCCGCTGATTCGCGAAGAGCCGTTCCGCCCGGTCGTGCTGCCGTCCGGTTCACCGGCGACGATCGGCGTTGACGCTCCGCCAGATCTGCTCGGGCTCTGCCTCACCCAGCCCAGGCCGGATCCGACGGTTGTCAACGCGATCGTCTCTCCGACCGGGGAGCCGGTATTGAGTCACTGGCGGGTCGAACTTGGTCAAGTGGCGGCATTCACTTCGGACGCGGGTCATTGGGCAAACAACTGGCTCGATTGGCCGGGCTACCGGCGGATGTGGACGCAACTCGCCCGATTCCTGAGCCGGAGTCAGTCGAGCAGTCCGTACAGCGCTCGCGCCGAAGTCGTCGGCGATCGATTGGTCATCCGCGCGGAACGCAGCCCGACCGTTTCGGACGGCGCGACGTCGCTCGGCGCCACAATCTTTTCTCCGACCGGTGCACAGATTCCGGTGCGGCTGTCCGAAATTGCGCCCGGCGTTTTTGAGTCCCGCACACACGTATCGGACGAAGGCGCCTACATCGCGGTCATACGGCCGATCCTGCCCGAGGGAACCGCCGCAACACCGATCATCGCCGGCGCGTCACTGTTTGCGGGTCGTGAATGGCGAGATCTCGCTTCCAATGACGAGTGGCTGGCGGGCCTTGCTTCGATTTCCGGTATACCGCCCCGATCGCTTGACGACGCCAGGCCGAACTCGTTCTTTGATCGCAACGGCATTCCGCCGCGACGTTCCCAATCTCCCCTCTGGCCGATTCTTCTCGCATGGATTCCGCCGCTCTTTCTTTTGGATCTGGCGGCCCGCCGGATCGCATGGGACCGTTGGTTGGGCGATCATCAATCCGCAATGACGAGCTCAAACGTCGCGAGCCTTGCGAAGCTCAAGACTGTGGAGGCTCTCAGCGACCCGGAAGAGGGCTACCGGGGTGTTCAGCTTTCTTCCGAGGATGCGTCGCGTCTTGCCGCTGCCGCTCGCGATCGGCGCCGTGCGGAACGGATGGCGGCCACCGCCCCGATCGAAGCGTCCAGCCGGAAAGAATCCGGAGCGGAGACTTCGCCCTCCCCCGGGGGCGATTCCCTCCTAGCGGCCAAGCGACGGGCCCGCGAAAAGTTCGAAGAAAAAGAACAGTGATTTCAGCCGATGGATGGGGAGGGCTTTCAACTGAGAGCAGGGTGAACAACCAGAAACGGTTAATCCCAAAACGAAAAACGAGCCGTCCGGATTTCGGACGGCTCGTCGGAAGTTTCGGAACGCTGTCTCTACACCACGTGTGCGCTGGAGATCAGCGACGGCGACGGGCGGCGATCAGGCCACCGAGGCCGAGGAGGGCGAGAGAGCCCGGAGTCGGCACGGTTTCCGTGTTGCCGGTGAACGAGCTGTTCGCCGAGAAGTCATTGAAGATCTTCGTGATCGGGTCAAACAGCGGCGCGCCGCCAGCGGTCAGAATATTGGTCAGCGTGAACACCGCTTCCTGCGGGTTCGCGGGGGTGCGACCCGGATCAAGGAGAGCGATGAGCGAAGCGCCGAATGTGTAGGCGAAACCGGTCTGATCCGAGAACAGAATCGAGTTGGTACCGCCGACGCGGACGAACGAGCCGGAGGCCGAGTCGCCGCGGACGATCATGCCGCCGCCCGAATCGGTCACAATGAAGTAGCCCGCGACGTTGGCGGTGGTCACGCCGCCGACGGTCACCGCGGGGCTGATCAGAAGATTCAGCTCGAGGTGGGCGTTGTTGAATGTCTGCTGGAACGGCGTGGGCTCAGACAGGCCGTCCACGATGAACGAAATCGGCACAGCCATGTTGTACGAAATGAGCCCGATGCCCGCGCCTCCGCCGTTGGCGACGTTCGTCACCGGGCGGATGCCCAAGCCGGGGTCAGCGAATGAGAATGCCAGACCGGCCTGCGCCGCTCCCGCGACCGCAAACGCCGCCAGAGCGGCCGAAATCTGAATTACCTTCTTCACAGCGAACCTCTCTTCCCGAATTCCATGACAGACCGCCCGCGCCAACTCCGCGCACAAAGCGATCCGACACCCGCGACCGCGCAATACGGTCGCTCCACTTCGAACATGCCTCAGGAATCCGGACGATGCCACCAAAGCGCGGAAAAAAACTCCGATTTTGCCGACTCGCCCGCCGGGGACTTTCCTGCGGCCTTTTCAGGCCCGTTCGTACGAAAATCA
The DNA window shown above is from Phycisphaeraceae bacterium and carries:
- a CDS encoding VWA domain-containing protein, producing MLGADCPVLLASAFDRWLDTIGIAVERPWLLAVFGLGALIMGATARGFGVMSRPRRIVAAVIRAALILLIGACVSGIALVRTTDKLAAVAVVDVSDSVRRFGALSGLDFSTRVADYIRGATDSRGPDDLLGVVVFDGRAITTTAPTAARIGEFSFDAPGAEGTDIESALRLARAILPPDAAGRLILFTDGNETRGSALSGVREFESSARPVPVDVVPLKYKLENEVYISNVDAPSLAPADSSVRLRVTLFSTGDAFGTMRVVSSDAREQELHAQQVELQAGENVRTIEVPLGPGRVHRFRAVFEPQTGADGKPAGDTLAENNAATAFTLTPGAGSVLIVEGSSGEPSPLARTLKDDGLKVEVLPARLVPSDPLTLQNYDLVILEDVGAEDLPEPTQRLLAGAVREMGIGLVMVGGPNSFGAGGWRNTPIEPVLPVLLDLPERLVEPESAVVFVLDNSGSMRRSVMGSSRSQQEIANQSAAMALGALDRRDLVGVIAFNSSYDVVQPLAPNSDPASTASAILSIGPGGGTNLGPALVEAGNQLLSVKAKNKNIIVLTDGVSQDRDSLPDIARSLSKQDVRVSTIAIGDDADASGLEEIARLGEGKYYQVTNPSVLPRIFMRAVKVIRSPLIREEPFRPVVLPSGSPATIGVDAPPDLLGLCLTQPRPDPTVVNAIVSPTGEPVLSHWRVELGQVAAFTSDAGHWANNWLDWPGYRRMWTQLARFLSRSQSSSPYSARAEVVGDRLVIRAERSPTVSDGATSLGATIFSPTGAQIPVRLSEIAPGVFESRTHVSDEGAYIAVIRPILPEGTAATPIIAGASLFAGREWRDLASNDEWLAGLASISGIPPRSLDDARPNSFFDRNGIPPRRSQSPLWPILLAWIPPLFLLDLAARRIAWDRWLGDHQSAMTSSNVASLAKLKTVEALSDPEEGYRGVQLSSEDASRLAAAARDRRRAERMAATAPIEASSRKESGAETSPSPGGDSLLAAKRRAREKFEEKEQ